A single Myxococcales bacterium DNA region contains:
- a CDS encoding 5'-nucleotidase C-terminal domain-containing protein produces the protein MARQPLGTIAQAPIARAYDRESALGNLFADLMRAARPHADVALINGGGLRQDLPAGPLTYEHLFEAMPFDNTFAQAHLTVGELALTLARNLERQRGFLSVSGVSVEARCEGRKVSVKLLQQDGTPLPDERELSVVTNDFLATGGDGSFGGTPFVIEPSPTIRDEMARILRGRAEPLHPADLYDPAHPRTRLPRTTGCLD, from the coding sequence CCCTCGGGACCATCGCGCAAGCACCCATCGCGCGCGCCTACGACCGAGAATCTGCTTTAGGTAACCTGTTTGCGGACCTCATGCGTGCCGCCCGTCCGCACGCGGACGTGGCGCTCATCAACGGGGGAGGGCTGAGACAGGACTTACCCGCGGGCCCGCTCACCTACGAACACCTCTTCGAGGCCATGCCCTTCGACAACACCTTTGCCCAAGCGCATCTGACGGTGGGCGAGCTGGCGCTGACCCTGGCACGCAACCTCGAGCGCCAGCGCGGCTTCTTGTCGGTCTCCGGCGTGAGCGTCGAGGCTCGCTGCGAGGGGAGGAAGGTGTCCGTGAAGCTTCTGCAGCAGGACGGCACACCCCTTCCGGACGAGCGCGAGCTCAGCGTCGTCACGAACGACTTCCTCGCGACCGGCGGTGATGGCTCGTTCGGAGGTACCCCCTTCGTCATCGAGCCAAGCCCCACCATTCGCGACGAGATGGCCCGCATCCTGCGCGGGCGGGCAGAGCCGCTTCATCCCGCCGATCTCTACGATCCCGCGCATCCCCGGACCCGCCTTCCTCGCACGACCGGGTGCCTCGATTGA
- a CDS encoding cation:proton antiporter — protein MHGPHVFLTNLALVLCVAAVTTVVFQRLRQPVVLGYIMAGLVVGPHFPMPLFADKGIIETLSELGVILVMFSLGLEFSVRRLLRKGLGIAAVAGIEVSVMMWLGFVAARLFGWSAPEALLTAAAVSISSTTIIAKAFEEQKVDERIRDVVFGVLIFEDLIAILLLATLPAVVSGQARSMDDTMGTLAFTTGRLVGFLLVVLIVGMLVVPRFMRFVVRLGRAETTLVASVGLCFAMALLVQSFGYSVALGAFLAGSLVSESGAGHRVERLVKPVRDMFAAIFFVSVGMLIDPKLVVTNWGGVLVLTGVVLVGKLVAVSLAAFLAGNGVRTSVQSGMSMAQIGEFSFILVGLGLTLGVVRPFLFPVIVAVSVVTTLLTPMLVRASGPASARFYERLPPPLQTFCSLYGTWFERLASPSRPQTRGRRLRRRVGFLIIDAVALGALVIGTSLALEPLALRLKGLFGGHAFMPRVVVIAGAVVLGVPFCLGLVRQARNLGLDLAEMALPRAGQGQLDLAAAPRRAFVVTLQLAVVLAVGAPLIAITQPFLPAFQGAAVLLIVLAVLTVAFWRSATNLQGHVRAGAQVIVEVLAAQGADKEDKRTRRNTEDLSIVEQSLPGLGAPVPLRIEPGSQAVGKTLTELNLRGLTGATVLAITRPGGAIVIPTGQEALAEGDVLAITGTKAALEAAGMLLHVPAS, from the coding sequence GTGCACGGTCCCCACGTTTTTCTGACCAACTTGGCCCTCGTTTTGTGCGTGGCCGCCGTGACCACCGTGGTGTTTCAGCGCCTCAGACAGCCCGTGGTGCTCGGGTACATCATGGCGGGCCTGGTCGTGGGGCCGCATTTCCCCATGCCCCTCTTTGCCGACAAAGGCATCATCGAGACCCTCTCCGAGCTGGGGGTGATCCTGGTGATGTTCTCTCTCGGCCTCGAGTTCAGTGTCAGGCGGCTCCTCCGCAAGGGGCTGGGCATCGCGGCCGTGGCGGGCATCGAGGTGAGCGTTATGATGTGGCTTGGCTTCGTCGCGGCCAGGCTCTTCGGCTGGTCGGCGCCCGAAGCCTTGCTGACAGCAGCCGCCGTTTCCATCTCCAGCACGACCATCATCGCGAAAGCCTTCGAAGAGCAGAAGGTGGACGAGCGCATTCGCGACGTGGTGTTCGGCGTGCTCATCTTCGAGGATCTCATCGCGATTCTGCTGCTTGCCACCTTGCCCGCCGTGGTCTCCGGGCAGGCGCGCTCGATGGACGACACCATGGGCACTTTGGCGTTCACCACCGGTCGGCTCGTGGGCTTCCTCCTCGTCGTGCTGATCGTGGGCATGCTGGTCGTGCCCCGCTTCATGCGTTTTGTCGTCCGCCTGGGCCGCGCCGAGACCACCCTCGTGGCCAGCGTGGGGCTTTGCTTCGCCATGGCGCTGCTCGTGCAAAGCTTCGGGTATTCGGTGGCGCTGGGGGCGTTTTTGGCCGGGTCGCTGGTCTCCGAGAGCGGCGCTGGCCACCGGGTCGAACGGCTGGTCAAACCCGTGCGGGACATGTTCGCGGCCATCTTCTTCGTTTCGGTGGGCATGCTCATCGATCCCAAGCTGGTGGTGACCAACTGGGGAGGGGTATTGGTGCTCACCGGGGTTGTCCTCGTGGGCAAGCTCGTGGCCGTTTCGCTTGCGGCGTTCCTGGCCGGCAACGGGGTGCGGACGTCGGTGCAGTCGGGGATGAGCATGGCGCAGATCGGGGAGTTCTCGTTCATTCTCGTGGGCCTTGGACTCACCCTGGGTGTGGTGCGCCCCTTTCTCTTCCCCGTCATCGTGGCCGTCTCGGTGGTCACCACATTGCTAACGCCCATGCTCGTTCGGGCCTCGGGGCCCGCCTCTGCCCGGTTTTACGAACGGCTGCCGCCCCCGTTGCAAACCTTCTGTTCGCTTTACGGCACCTGGTTCGAGCGCCTGGCTTCGCCTTCGCGTCCTCAAACGCGGGGGCGTCGCTTGCGGCGGCGCGTGGGCTTTCTCATCATCGATGCCGTCGCCTTGGGAGCGCTGGTGATCGGCACCTCGTTGGCGCTCGAACCCTTGGCCCTCAGGCTCAAGGGCCTCTTCGGGGGACACGCATTCATGCCAAGGGTGGTGGTGATCGCGGGCGCCGTCGTCCTTGGGGTTCCGTTCTGCCTGGGCCTCGTAAGGCAGGCCCGCAACTTGGGGTTGGACCTGGCTGAGATGGCCTTGCCGCGCGCGGGTCAGGGGCAACTGGACCTGGCCGCCGCGCCTCGCCGCGCCTTCGTGGTCACGCTGCAGCTGGCCGTGGTGCTGGCCGTTGGGGCACCGCTGATCGCCATCACACAGCCTTTTTTACCCGCGTTTCAGGGGGCCGCCGTGCTGCTCATCGTCCTTGCCGTCCTCACCGTGGCGTTCTGGCGAAGCGCCACGAATCTTCAGGGCCACGTGCGCGCAGGCGCCCAGGTCATCGTGGAGGTGCTCGCCGCCCAGGGGGCCGACAAAGAGGACAAGCGGACCCGTCGCAACACCGAGGATCTCAGCATCGTCGAGCAGTCGCTACCGGGCTTGGGCGCACCCGTCCCGCTACGAATCGAGCCGGGCAGCCAGGCGGTAGGCAAGACCCTCACCGAGCTCAATCTCCGCGGGCTCACGGGCGCCACGGTGCTGGCCATCACCCGCCCCGGAGGCGCCATCGTGATCCCCACGGGTCAAGAGGCGTTGGCGGAGGGCGATGTTCTGGCGATCACGGGCACGAAGGCGGCGCTCGAAGCCGCCGGCATGCTCTTGCACGTGCCCGCTTCGTGA
- the pgi gene encoding glucose-6-phosphate isomerase, whose product MSIRQNAIWKALEAHKSQLADTHLRGLFAADPDRFARLSLRCQDLLLDVSKNLVTDETLRLLRVLAEEAEVTSLRDQMFAGEKINLTENRAVLHIALRNQSERPILVDGEDIMPAVRAARDKLCAFAEEVRAGAWRGYTGKPIRHVVNIGIGGSDLGPVMVTEALRPYAKRDLEVSFVSNVDGAHILETLTRVDPETTLFIVASKTFTTQETMRNAHTARRWFLEHARDEAQVAKHFVALSTNAKEVTKFGIAEENMFVFWDWVGGRYSLWSSIGLSIALAVGAENFRRLLEGAFAMDEHFRTTPLERNLPVTLALLGVWYNNFYSAESHAVLPYDQYLHRLPAYLQQGDMESNGKRVTRQGEVVDYETGPIIWGEPGTNGQHAFYQLIHQGTKLIPCDFLASIEPPHTRGGLPESLAALAPDLTDHHEKLLANCLAQSEALMCGKTEAEAKAELDAEVAAGKLSPEERDALLPHKVFPGNRPSNTLIYPRLDPHTLGMIIALYEHKIFVQGALWNVNSYDQWGVELGKQLAKGILADLTTAGATTNHDASTNGLLAEIKRAKH is encoded by the coding sequence GTGTCCATTCGCCAAAACGCAATCTGGAAAGCGCTCGAAGCCCACAAGTCACAACTGGCCGATACCCACCTGCGGGGGCTCTTCGCCGCCGATCCAGATCGCTTCGCCCGCTTGAGCCTGCGTTGCCAGGACCTGCTGTTGGATGTTTCCAAGAACCTGGTCACCGACGAGACGCTTCGGCTCTTGCGCGTATTGGCCGAGGAGGCCGAGGTCACGTCCCTGCGCGACCAGATGTTCGCAGGGGAGAAGATCAACCTGACAGAGAACCGCGCCGTGCTGCACATCGCCCTGCGGAACCAGAGCGAGCGCCCGATCCTGGTCGATGGGGAAGACATCATGCCGGCCGTGCGTGCCGCCCGTGACAAGCTCTGTGCTTTCGCTGAAGAGGTGCGCGCGGGCGCCTGGCGCGGCTACACCGGAAAGCCGATTCGGCACGTGGTGAACATCGGCATCGGGGGCTCGGATCTTGGCCCTGTGATGGTGACCGAGGCGCTCAGGCCTTACGCCAAGCGGGACCTCGAGGTCAGCTTCGTCTCGAATGTCGACGGCGCCCACATCCTCGAGACGCTCACCCGCGTGGATCCCGAGACCACCTTGTTCATCGTGGCCTCGAAGACCTTCACCACCCAGGAGACCATGCGCAATGCGCACACGGCGCGTCGGTGGTTCTTGGAGCACGCGCGCGACGAAGCCCAGGTGGCCAAGCACTTCGTGGCGCTGTCGACCAACGCGAAGGAGGTCACGAAGTTCGGCATCGCCGAGGAGAACATGTTCGTGTTCTGGGACTGGGTGGGTGGGCGGTATTCGCTCTGGTCCTCGATTGGCCTCTCGATCGCGCTTGCCGTGGGGGCGGAGAACTTTCGGCGGCTGCTCGAGGGTGCCTTCGCCATGGACGAGCACTTCCGAACCACGCCCCTCGAGCGTAACCTCCCGGTGACCTTGGCGCTGCTCGGGGTTTGGTACAACAACTTCTACAGCGCCGAGAGCCATGCGGTCTTGCCTTACGACCAGTATCTGCACCGGCTGCCGGCCTACCTCCAGCAAGGTGACATGGAGAGCAACGGCAAGCGCGTCACCCGACAAGGCGAGGTGGTGGACTATGAAACCGGGCCGATCATCTGGGGCGAACCCGGAACCAATGGTCAGCACGCCTTCTACCAGCTGATTCATCAGGGCACGAAGCTCATCCCCTGCGACTTCCTCGCGTCCATCGAGCCGCCCCATACCCGCGGCGGCCTTCCCGAAAGCCTGGCAGCGCTCGCGCCCGACCTCACGGACCACCACGAGAAGCTTCTGGCCAACTGCCTCGCGCAGTCAGAAGCGCTCATGTGCGGAAAAACGGAAGCCGAGGCCAAAGCGGAGCTCGACGCCGAGGTGGCTGCCGGCAAGCTCAGCCCCGAGGAGCGGGACGCGCTGCTTCCCCACAAGGTCTTTCCGGGCAACCGCCCGAGCAACACCCTCATCTACCCGCGCCTCGATCCCCACACCCTGGGCATGATCATCGCTCTCTACGAGCACAAGATCTTCGTCCAGGGCGCGCTATGGAACGTCAACTCGTACGATCAGTGGGGCGTCGAGCTCGGCAAACAGCTCGCCAAGGGCATCCTGGCCGACCTCACCACGGCAGGTGCCACCACGAACCACGACGCCTCCACCAACGGACTCCTGGCGGAGATCAAGCGGGCCAAACACTGA
- the tal gene encoding transaldolase, with protein sequence MTLLESLKQHTVVVADTGDIEAIARLKPQDATTNPSLLLKAAQMPQYRALVEEALKHADARNGDKTVRAAAFMDKLAVNFGCEILKIIPGRVSTEVDASYSFDVEGTVAKAHEFIGLYDKAGIDRKRILIKVGSTWEGIRAAERLEKEGIHCNLTLLFSFAQAVACAEAGVTLISPFVGRIYDYFVKERGGKDIAPEEDPGVASVERIYTYYKKYGYKTEVMGASFRKVEQVTRLCGCDLLTISPDILATLSEKEGQLERRLDPAAAKAVDVPKLHLDEKTYRFMHNEDPMAVDKLSDGIRRFYADARKLEQYAEKLVTT encoded by the coding sequence ATGACGCTGCTCGAATCGTTGAAACAACACACGGTCGTCGTCGCCGACACGGGCGACATCGAAGCCATCGCTCGTCTCAAGCCGCAGGACGCCACCACCAATCCGTCGCTGTTGCTCAAGGCAGCGCAGATGCCGCAGTACCGCGCGCTGGTCGAGGAGGCTCTCAAACACGCCGACGCACGAAACGGCGACAAAACCGTCCGCGCGGCCGCGTTCATGGACAAGCTGGCGGTGAACTTCGGCTGCGAAATCCTCAAGATCATCCCTGGCCGTGTGTCCACCGAGGTGGACGCTTCCTACAGCTTCGACGTCGAGGGCACCGTGGCCAAGGCCCACGAGTTCATCGGCCTTTACGACAAGGCCGGAATCGATCGCAAGCGCATCCTCATCAAGGTGGGCAGCACCTGGGAAGGGATCCGCGCCGCTGAACGCCTCGAGAAGGAAGGCATTCACTGCAACCTGACGCTGCTCTTCAGCTTTGCCCAGGCGGTGGCCTGTGCCGAGGCGGGCGTCACGTTGATCTCGCCCTTCGTGGGACGCATCTACGACTACTTCGTCAAGGAACGCGGCGGCAAAGACATCGCCCCCGAAGAGGATCCTGGTGTTGCGTCCGTCGAGCGCATCTACACCTACTACAAGAAGTACGGCTACAAGACCGAGGTCATGGGGGCGAGTTTCCGTAAGGTCGAGCAAGTCACGCGTCTTTGCGGCTGTGACCTCCTCACGATCAGCCCGGACATCCTGGCCACGTTGAGCGAAAAAGAAGGCCAGTTGGAGCGGCGCCTCGACCCAGCCGCCGCGAAGGCGGTGGACGTGCCGAAGCTTCACCTCGACGAGAAGACCTATCGGTTCATGCACAACGAGGACCCGATGGCCGTCGACAAGCTGTCCGATGGGATTCGCCGCTTTTACGCCGATGCCCGCAAGCTCGAGCAGTACGCCGAAAAGCTGGTGACGACCTAA
- a CDS encoding NAD(P)H-binding protein, giving the protein MKIVVTGATGFLGRHLVPALERAGHQVVSATRRPPAPGGQPETGCARWVEFDLERPHTVQAALAGADAAYYLVHHMDGRPGYAAREADSARLFAREAEAAAVKRIIYLGGMRPRRGTPSAHLESRLHTGVLLRQGRVPVFELRAGMIVGAGSQSWQIVRDLSARLPFMVLPRWLQAKSAPAALSDVLDALAHAAGLPVACAGVYGLPGPAALSGTEMLRQTSRLLGLAPVMLKVPFLSPKLSSLWLRLVTRADVSVARELVRGVAGDLEAGAPDFWSQMPGVFSPKPFRTAAAEALAADPRPFGTTGDLWEAMTLRLVGRSARAPA; this is encoded by the coding sequence ATGAAGATCGTGGTCACAGGTGCGACGGGCTTTCTTGGCCGCCACCTGGTGCCGGCCCTCGAACGTGCCGGCCATCAGGTCGTTTCGGCCACCCGGAGACCTCCGGCGCCTGGGGGACAGCCCGAGACCGGGTGCGCCCGCTGGGTCGAGTTCGACCTCGAGCGTCCCCACACGGTGCAAGCAGCGCTGGCGGGTGCCGATGCAGCGTACTACCTGGTCCACCACATGGACGGCCGCCCCGGGTATGCGGCCCGCGAGGCCGATTCGGCGCGCCTGTTCGCGCGGGAGGCCGAGGCGGCCGCGGTGAAACGAATCATCTACCTGGGTGGCATGCGTCCGAGACGTGGCACGCCCTCGGCTCACCTGGAGAGCCGCCTGCACACGGGTGTGCTGTTGCGCCAGGGCCGGGTGCCGGTGTTCGAGCTGCGCGCGGGGATGATTGTCGGAGCGGGCAGCCAAAGCTGGCAGATCGTACGCGATCTGAGTGCCCGCCTCCCGTTCATGGTTCTGCCCCGCTGGTTGCAAGCCAAGAGCGCGCCCGCGGCGCTGTCGGATGTGCTCGACGCCCTGGCCCACGCTGCGGGCCTTCCGGTGGCTTGCGCTGGCGTCTACGGGTTGCCGGGACCCGCGGCCCTCAGCGGCACCGAAATGCTGCGCCAAACGTCACGCCTCCTGGGGCTTGCGCCCGTGATGCTGAAAGTGCCCTTCCTCTCGCCGAAGCTGTCGAGCTTGTGGCTGCGGCTCGTGACCCGCGCGGACGTCTCCGTGGCGCGCGAGCTGGTGCGAGGTGTGGCGGGGGACCTGGAAGCAGGCGCCCCCGACTTTTGGTCTCAGATGCCCGGCGTCTTCTCGCCAAAGCCGTTTCGCACGGCGGCCGCGGAGGCCCTGGCGGCGGACCCACGTCCCTTCGGCACCACGGGAGACCTCTGGGAGGCCATGACCCTGCGTCTCGTGGGGCGCTCGGCCCGGGCCCCGGCGTAA
- the argG gene encoding argininosuccinate synthase, with amino-acid sequence MARIHRKLPAQGTKIGVAFSGGLDTRCAVAWFAREGLDVYSYTADLAQPDEKSCDDIPPVALSHGAKAARLVDCKEALAREGFIAIQCGAFHLATAGRKYYNTTPLGRAVTTTAIIRAMQADGVNILSDGSTHKGNDIQRFYRYGLLTNPELTIYKPWLDPVFVERFGGRKEMSEYLNGLDLPYRMGVEKAYSTDANALGATHEAKDLEFLDKGLDIVNPIMGVAHWKSETEIKAERVSITFEQGWPTKLNGKAFGGDMDLLLEANRIGGRHGLGVSDQIENRVIEAKSRGIYEAPGMALLHIAYERLLSAVHNENTLDLYASLGRRLGRILYEGKWYDTEAMLIKDALTRWVAHPISGTVTLELRRGDDYTIVDTSADYMAYDPHKLSMEKVESAFTPEDRMGALELQNLSVFDGRNLLIHQLSTMGQLAGSQDRAVAALLGVDEPND; translated from the coding sequence ATGGCTCGCATTCATCGCAAGCTGCCTGCGCAAGGCACGAAAATTGGAGTGGCTTTCTCCGGAGGCCTGGACACCCGCTGCGCGGTGGCCTGGTTCGCGCGCGAGGGGCTCGACGTTTACTCGTACACCGCGGATCTGGCGCAGCCCGATGAAAAGAGCTGCGACGACATTCCCCCGGTGGCCCTCTCTCACGGCGCCAAGGCGGCCCGCCTCGTCGACTGCAAAGAAGCACTTGCCCGCGAAGGCTTCATCGCCATCCAATGTGGCGCCTTCCACCTCGCCACGGCGGGACGCAAGTATTACAACACCACGCCGCTTGGGCGCGCGGTCACCACCACGGCCATCATCCGCGCCATGCAGGCCGATGGCGTGAACATCTTGTCCGATGGCAGCACGCACAAGGGCAACGACATTCAGCGCTTCTATCGCTACGGCTTGCTCACGAACCCCGAGCTCACGATCTATAAGCCCTGGCTGGATCCTGTCTTCGTGGAGCGCTTCGGCGGCCGCAAGGAGATGAGCGAGTACTTGAACGGTCTCGACCTTCCCTACCGCATGGGCGTGGAGAAGGCGTACAGCACCGACGCCAACGCGCTCGGCGCCACGCACGAGGCCAAAGATCTCGAATTCCTCGATAAAGGCCTCGACATCGTCAACCCCATCATGGGTGTGGCGCACTGGAAGTCCGAGACCGAGATCAAGGCTGAGCGGGTCTCGATCACCTTCGAGCAGGGCTGGCCCACGAAGCTCAACGGCAAGGCCTTCGGCGGAGACATGGACCTCTTGCTCGAGGCGAACCGGATCGGTGGCCGGCATGGCTTGGGCGTGTCCGACCAGATCGAAAACCGCGTGATCGAAGCCAAAAGCCGCGGCATCTACGAAGCTCCTGGTATGGCGCTGCTGCACATCGCTTACGAGCGTCTGCTCTCGGCCGTGCACAACGAGAACACGCTCGATCTCTATGCCTCCCTGGGGCGCCGCCTCGGCCGGATCCTTTACGAAGGCAAGTGGTACGACACCGAGGCCATGCTGATCAAGGACGCGCTCACGCGCTGGGTGGCACACCCGATCTCGGGCACCGTCACGTTGGAACTGCGCCGGGGAGACGACTACACGATTGTCGACACCTCGGCCGACTACATGGCCTACGATCCCCACAAACTCTCGATGGAGAAGGTCGAGTCGGCGTTTACCCCTGAAGATCGCATGGGCGCGCTCGAGCTTCAGAACCTTTCGGTCTTCGATGGGCGCAACCTGCTGATTCATCAGCTGTCCACGATGGGCCAGCTGGCGGGCTCGCAGGACAGGGCGGTGGCCGCGCTGTTGGGCGTCGACGAGCCCAACGACTGA
- a CDS encoding PilZ domain-containing protein, translating to MDRVEANSQSLTSGAERRQHARHYLGLPIRVHFEGGRRSADIELADVSHGGGRFVGTPSAVAVGQSVAFGFVLPGPVSCVAAARVVRVDPGGFAVRLDRANEAFAQFVESLEGGAPRAA from the coding sequence ATGGATAGGGTGGAAGCGAACTCGCAATCTTTGACGTCGGGCGCCGAGCGCCGGCAGCATGCGCGGCACTACCTGGGACTGCCGATTCGCGTTCACTTCGAGGGTGGCCGTCGCTCGGCCGACATCGAGCTCGCGGACGTGTCGCACGGAGGGGGGCGCTTCGTGGGCACGCCTTCAGCGGTGGCCGTCGGGCAATCCGTGGCGTTTGGTTTCGTCCTGCCCGGCCCCGTGTCCTGTGTGGCGGCGGCGCGGGTGGTGCGGGTGGATCCGGGAGGGTTCGCGGTGCGGTTAGACCGCGCCAACGAAGCCTTTGCCCAGTTCGTCGAGAGTCTCGAAGGCGGGGCCCCGCGCGCCGCGTGA
- the dnaK gene encoding molecular chaperone DnaK, giving the protein MTDRVIGIDLGTTNSCVAVVEDGAPVVVPNRGGYKTTPSVVAISESGRRLVGHIAKRQAVTNAENTAYAVKRLIGRSWGSPAVKAIREMVPYRIVEGPHQDVRVEVRDQVFSLPEISAFVLQEMKRVADDHLGEDVRKAVVTVPAYFNDGQRQATKDAGRIAGLDVIRIINEPTAAALAYGFGKDVEGRIAIYDLGGGTFDISILEISNGVFEVISTAGDTFLGGEDFDKRIIDWLVGGFRKEHNIDLRTDMMALQRLKDASEKAKCDLSSVRETEINLPFLISTGRNQALHLQRPLSRHKLEELTHDLVERTLRICRGALEDAGVERSDILEVILVGGMTRMPKVQEMVAEFFGKEPCKGVHPDEVVAMGAAIQGASLVENTADMLLLDVTPHSLGIMVMGGYFHRLIERNTTIPTAKSHIFTTTRDDQTSVKILVMQGENDRAEENELLGEFVLTGLRKALRGEVEVEVTFEISADGIVSVSARDLETGQHQSITVTATSGLTESEILRMASEQAEYMVAVRADEIVERERQAVEKLVDEATALLPSVEAALAGSALGGQGLEAARSTLEQARAALALKDAEELARVKAAMGRTLQMFKTLAKDAET; this is encoded by the coding sequence ATGACCGATCGAGTTATTGGAATCGATTTAGGTACGACGAACTCGTGCGTGGCGGTGGTGGAGGACGGCGCCCCCGTGGTGGTACCCAACCGAGGCGGGTACAAAACCACGCCGTCGGTCGTGGCGATCTCGGAAAGTGGACGTCGGCTGGTGGGGCACATCGCCAAGCGGCAGGCGGTGACGAACGCAGAGAACACCGCGTACGCAGTCAAGCGCCTCATCGGCCGCAGCTGGGGATCGCCTGCGGTGAAGGCCATCCGGGAGATGGTGCCCTATCGGATCGTGGAGGGCCCCCACCAGGACGTACGCGTGGAGGTGCGGGATCAGGTGTTCTCGCTCCCGGAGATCTCCGCGTTCGTGCTTCAGGAGATGAAGCGTGTCGCTGACGATCACCTCGGAGAAGACGTACGTAAGGCCGTGGTCACCGTACCCGCGTACTTCAACGACGGCCAACGCCAAGCCACGAAGGACGCGGGCCGCATCGCAGGCCTCGATGTCATCCGCATCATCAACGAGCCCACGGCGGCGGCGCTCGCCTACGGTTTTGGCAAGGACGTGGAGGGCCGCATCGCGATCTACGATCTCGGGGGAGGCACGTTCGACATCTCCATCCTCGAGATCTCGAACGGCGTGTTCGAGGTGATCTCGACGGCGGGCGATACGTTCCTGGGGGGTGAGGACTTCGACAAACGCATCATCGATTGGCTCGTGGGCGGCTTTCGCAAAGAGCACAACATCGATCTGCGCACAGACATGATGGCCTTGCAGCGTCTGAAGGACGCGTCCGAGAAGGCCAAGTGTGATTTGTCGTCCGTCCGGGAGACCGAGATCAACTTGCCCTTCCTGATCTCCACAGGCCGCAACCAGGCGCTGCATTTGCAGCGGCCCTTGTCACGGCACAAGCTGGAAGAACTCACGCACGATCTGGTCGAGCGCACCCTGCGCATTTGTCGGGGCGCGCTCGAGGATGCGGGCGTGGAGCGCTCAGACATCCTCGAGGTGATCCTCGTGGGCGGCATGACCCGCATGCCCAAGGTGCAGGAAATGGTCGCCGAATTTTTCGGGAAGGAGCCCTGCAAGGGTGTGCACCCCGACGAGGTGGTGGCCATGGGCGCCGCCATCCAGGGGGCCTCGCTCGTCGAGAACACCGCCGACATGCTCCTGCTCGACGTGACGCCTCACAGCCTGGGCATCATGGTGATGGGCGGGTACTTCCACCGGCTCATCGAACGGAACACCACCATCCCCACGGCCAAGAGCCATATCTTCACCACCACGCGAGATGATCAAACGTCCGTGAAGATCCTCGTCATGCAGGGGGAAAACGATCGCGCGGAGGAAAACGAGCTCTTGGGAGAGTTCGTGCTCACGGGTCTGCGCAAGGCACTGCGGGGCGAGGTGGAGGTGGAGGTGACCTTCGAGATCTCGGCTGATGGGATCGTGAGCGTGTCCGCGCGCGACCTCGAAACGGGGCAGCACCAGTCCATCACGGTCACCGCCACGAGTGGCCTCACGGAATCCGAAATCCTGCGCATGGCCTCCGAGCAGGCGGAATACATGGTGGCCGTGAGGGCAGACGAGATCGTCGAGCGGGAACGGCAGGCCGTCGAGAAGCTGGTCGACGAGGCCACCGCGTTGCTGCCGTCCGTGGAGGCGGCGCTCGCGGGCTCGGCGCTGGGCGGACAGGGGCTCGAGGCGGCCCGTTCGACCTTGGAGCAGGCCCGTGCGGCGCTCGCGCTCAAAGACGCGGAGGAGCTCGCGCGCGTCAAGGCGGCGATGGGGCGCACCCTTCAGATGTTCAAGACTCTGGCCAAAGACGCCGAGACATAG
- a CDS encoding DUF4388 domain-containing protein encodes MSPARSILRGDLDKIGLPTLLTILDMEKRGGVLVLQKGNELGRLFVRDGHVIRAQLEGDDRVSGIDAVVQLFGWGRGVFELWQADVLGPDEIQRSTTFLLMEAARRHDEAREAALTAGSLSAIAGNA; translated from the coding sequence ATGAGTCCCGCCCGATCCATCCTCCGAGGTGACCTCGACAAAATCGGCCTGCCGACGTTGTTGACCATCCTCGACATGGAAAAGCGCGGCGGGGTGCTGGTCCTGCAAAAGGGCAACGAGCTTGGCCGTCTCTTCGTGCGCGACGGACACGTCATCCGGGCACAGCTCGAAGGTGATGACCGCGTTTCGGGCATCGACGCCGTCGTGCAGCTCTTCGGATGGGGACGCGGGGTGTTCGAGCTATGGCAAGCCGACGTTCTCGGCCCCGACGAGATTCAGCGCAGCACCACGTTCCTTCTGATGGAAGCTGCCCGCCGCCACGACGAGGCCCGCGAAGCCGCCCTCACGGCGGGCTCGCTGAGCGCCATCGCCGGCAACGCCTGA